The following are encoded together in the Robertmurraya sp. FSL R5-0851 genome:
- a CDS encoding phosphoglycerate kinase codes for MNKKSVKDIDLKGKRVFCRVDFNVPMKDGQITDETRIRAALPTIQYLTEQGAKVILASHLGRPKGAVVEEMRLTPVAGRLSELLNKDVKKADEAYGDSVKALVSEMAEGDVLLLENVRFYAGEEKNDPELAKAFAELADVYVNDAFGAAHRAHASTEGIAHHLPAVSGLLMEKELDVLGKALSNPERPFTAIIGGAKVKDKIGVIDNLLDKVDNLIIGGGLAYTFVKSQGHEVGKSLLEADKIDLALSFIKKAEEKGVKFYMPVDVIVADDFSDSANKKAVAINEIPADWEALDIGPKTAELYSNVIKESKLVIWNGPMGVFELDSFANGTKAVAEALAASEGTYSVIGGGDSAAAVEKFNLADKMSHISTGGGASLEFMEGKVLPGVVALNDK; via the coding sequence ATGAACAAGAAAAGCGTAAAAGACATTGATTTAAAAGGTAAAAGAGTATTTTGCCGCGTAGATTTCAACGTACCTATGAAGGATGGACAAATTACGGACGAAACTCGTATTCGTGCAGCACTTCCAACTATTCAATACCTAACAGAGCAAGGTGCAAAAGTTATTTTAGCTAGCCATCTTGGTCGTCCAAAGGGTGCTGTAGTAGAGGAAATGCGTTTAACTCCAGTGGCAGGTCGTTTATCAGAGCTTCTTAATAAAGACGTGAAGAAGGCGGACGAAGCTTACGGAGATAGCGTAAAAGCTTTAGTTTCTGAAATGGCTGAAGGCGATGTTCTTTTATTAGAAAACGTTCGTTTCTATGCTGGTGAAGAAAAGAATGATCCAGAATTAGCAAAAGCATTCGCTGAGCTAGCTGACGTATACGTGAATGATGCATTTGGAGCTGCACACCGTGCACATGCTTCAACAGAAGGAATCGCTCACCACCTACCAGCTGTATCTGGTCTATTAATGGAAAAAGAACTTGATGTTCTTGGAAAAGCTCTTTCTAATCCGGAAAGACCATTTACTGCAATCATCGGTGGAGCAAAAGTAAAAGACAAGATTGGTGTAATCGACAATCTTTTAGATAAAGTAGACAACCTAATCATCGGCGGTGGCTTAGCTTATACATTTGTTAAATCTCAGGGCCATGAAGTAGGTAAGTCACTATTAGAAGCTGATAAGATTGACTTAGCTCTTTCTTTCATTAAGAAAGCAGAAGAAAAAGGCGTTAAGTTTTATATGCCAGTTGATGTGATCGTTGCTGACGATTTCTCTGATAGTGCAAACAAAAAAGCAGTAGCAATCAATGAAATCCCTGCTGATTGGGAAGCGCTAGATATCGGACCAAAAACAGCTGAGCTTTACAGCAATGTAATTAAAGAGTCTAAGCTTGTTATTTGGAACGGACCAATGGGTGTATTCGAATTAGATTCGTTTGCAAACGGAACAAAGGCAGTAGCAGAAGCATTAGCAGCATCTGAAGGTACATATTCTGTTATCGGCGGTGGAGATTCAGCTGCAGCCGTTGAAAAATTCAACCTTGCTGATAAAATGAGCCATATTTCTACAGGTGGCGGAGCTTCTCTTGAGTTCATGGAAGGAAAAGTTCTTCCTGGAGTCGTTGCGTTAAACGATAAGTAA